From the Robbsia betulipollinis genome, the window AAGCAGACCGAGAAATTCTTCTTCGGCGACGGCGCCGACGCGGTCAACGGTTTCGTGCCGCCGCCCAGCGCGAACTGAGCGGGCGCCCGCCGCTCAGCCGAAGCGAACCGTCTCGATGCCCGTGGCGGTCGCGAACAGCCCCATGTCCGCGCGTTGCAGCGCGAACACCCCCATCGTCAGCACCCCCGGCCAGGCGTTCACCTGCTGCTCGAATGCCAGCGGGTCGCCGACCGTCAGCCCGCGCACGTCCAGGATCTGATGACCGTTGTCGGTCACGAAGGCGGTGCCGTCAGGGTTTGCGCGCAGTGTCGGCATGCCGCCCAACGCCCGCACGCGGCGCTCGATCAACGCACGCGCCATCGGCACCACCTCGATGGGCAGCGGAAAACCGCCCAGCACCGGCACGCGCTTGGAGGCGTCGGCGATGCATACGAAGACATCGGCCAGCGATGCCAGGATTTTCTCGCGCGTCAGCGCTCCGCCGCCGCCCTTCACCATATTGCCCCGGGGATCGATCTCGTCGGCGCCGTCGACATAGACCGGGACCGACGTGACCGCGTTCGGATCGATGACGGTGAAGCCGTGATGTTCCAGGCGTTGCGTGGACGCGAGCGAACTCGATACCGCCCCCTGGAAGCGGTCGCGATGCGGCGCCATCGCGTCGATGAAGCAGTTGACGGTGCTGCCGGTACCCACGCCGAGCACGACGCCCGCGCCCGTGTGCGCCAGTACATACTCGACGGCCGCCTGGCCGACCTGCCGTTTCAATTCATCCTGGGTCATCGCGATGTTCGAGAAAGAAGGGAGCCGCTAGTGTAGCGAAAGAAGCCGGCTTTTCGGTTGAACACCGCGCTGGGCACGCGCGCGGTCAGCTCAACAGCGAGCTGGGCGACGGGCCATATTGCCCATATACCTGCCCGGCGACCTGTTCCGCGCCCGCCTTGGCGGCTTCCTTCGCCCGCTGCGCGGTGGTTTCCGCCGCTTCCACGCCTTCCTCGATACCCTTACCCACCGCCTTGCCGACACCCGGCGCGGTCAGCGAACTGACCGCCTGTTCGGCGACATCGATACCCATCTGCTTCGCGGCCGCCTTGACGTCGCCGCCGTCGAGCGCGGTGACGCCGATATTGGCCGCGCCGCTCACGGCTTCTGTACCCGCCGACGCCGCCGCGGCAAGCTGACTCAGACCGGGAATCTTCAAATCGGCCACCACGCTGAGCAACTGCGAGGCGATGTTCATGACCACCTTGACGATGCTCAGCAGCACCTTCGCGATCTTTTCGCCGATCACCTTCGCATTGCTCTTCGTCGTCCCGTCCTTATTGACGTACGGGTCGGTCGTCGTCGGCAAGCGGTGGTCGGTCGGCAGCGACGAATAGCCCTTCTCGCCGAAATCCTTCATGATGCCGGCCTCGGTGCCATGCCGCGCCTGTCCGCTCGAGGTGAAGCCGTCGATCTTGCCGTCCTCGGTCACATCGGTGGAACGCGCGGTGCCGTCAGAGGCCGCCGAGCTCTTGACGTAGTTGACGACCTCGCTCGCGCGATAGGCGGCATCCGCGCGTTGATCGGGCGTCAGCGACGGGTCGGTCCAGTCACCGCACTGCTTCTTGAGATTGCTCAGGATGCTCTCCTGATTTCCCATGTTCTTCAGCGTGGTGTTGCTGTTGACGATGTCCTCGGCGCTGCGGGTGTCGCCGCTCGGCCGGACATCCGTGCTGCTTGGCATCGTGGTGTCGCTGCCGGAATCCGTGCTGGTGTCGGTATCGGTGCTGGTGTCGGCGCTCGTGGCTGAGGTGGTGGTGCCCTGGGCGGCGAGGTTGGCATCAACGGCCGTGGTGAGGCTGCCGTCGGCGGCGAGACTATTGCTGACGGCGGTGTCGATGCTGGTGGCGGTGCTGTTGTCGGAGGCCGTGGTTCCGGTCGTCGTCGTCGGGTCGAGCGCATCCTTGCTCTCCACTGACGCGCTTTCGCTATACACGGAAGACTGGCTCGACGCCGTCGACACCGAATCGTCGCTCATGGTCGAATCAGTATCGCTGGAAGCGCTCGACGCCGTGTCGGACGTGGACACGCGCGACGATGTCGGCAAGAAGGTGGTGGAGACCGGTCTGAAGGAGATTCCCCCCGCCGCGATCGCGCCGCCGGCCAGGGCCGCGCCCCCGGCCAAGGCGCCGACCGTGATGGCGCTGCTGCTGCCGGCTGTCGTGCTGGCGTCGGGTCGGACGACCGTTCCCTCGCGCAGCGAGAGGCCTTGCGAATGACTCGTGCCGAGCGATTCACTGCCCGATGCCGCGCCCTGGGCAATGGTGGACAAGCCGACATGCCCGAGGCCATTGCTGGAGGACGCTTCGCCGCCCTGCGACAAACCCATGGGACGGGTGAAGGTGCCACCGTTCATCCATACATGAATCGCCTCGTTCTTCTCGTCCAGACCGGAGACATCGTCCGCGCTGTTTAGGCCCGACGAGGATGCGTCGGCGGATGAAATGCGGGGGTTCGAAACGACATCCATTGGGATTCTCCTGGATCGGCACTGGCGGAAGAAGGGCGCGTGGCGCGCGCCTGCGTTCGCTAGCACTCTAGATCCCCGCGCGCGCGACTCCCCTGCCGATAACGAAACAAGCCCCAAAAAACCGAAAATAGCGCAGCGCAGCGCGGCTCGCTGCGACCCGGGACGACCGTGCCTATTTCTTGGCGAGACGCTGCCGCACGGCCTCGAACAGGCACACCCCGGAAGCCACCGAGACATTCAGGCTCTCGACGCTGCCCAGCATCGGAATGTGCATGACCTCGTCGCACAGATCCCGCGTCAGGCGGCGCATGCCTTCGCCCTCGGCACCCATCACGATCGCGACCGGACCCTCCAGACGCGTCTCGTAGACGCTGGCCGTCGCGTCTCCGGACGTGCCGATGATCCAGACGCCGGCATCCTTCAACTCGCGCAGCGCGCGGCTGAGGTTCGTCACGGTGATATAGGGCATGGTTTCCGCCGCTCCGCTCGCGACCTTCGCCGCCGTGGCGTTCAAGCCGACCGCACGGTCGCGGGGCGCCACCACCGCATGCGCGCCGGCAGCATCCGCTACCCGCATGCAGGCACC encodes:
- the rpiA gene encoding ribose-5-phosphate isomerase RpiA, producing the protein MTQDELKRQVGQAAVEYVLAHTGAGVVLGVGTGSTVNCFIDAMAPHRDRFQGAVSSSLASTQRLEHHGFTVIDPNAVTSVPVYVDGADEIDPRGNMVKGGGGALTREKILASLADVFVCIADASKRVPVLGGFPLPIEVVPMARALIERRVRALGGMPTLRANPDGTAFVTDNGHQILDVRGLTVGDPLAFEQQVNAWPGVLTMGVFALQRADMGLFATATGIETVRFG
- the rlmB gene encoding 23S rRNA (guanosine(2251)-2'-O)-methyltransferase RlmB — translated: MAQSKILYGFHAVTARLRHDAASVVEVYYDQDRQDRRMKEFLATAKEQGVRLIAAKGVRLDGMASNLKHQGVVALAPDVPLAQSLTELLDVVQGPALLLVLDGVTDPHNLGACMRVADAAGAHAVVAPRDRAVGLNATAAKVASGAAETMPYITVTNLSRALRELKDAGVWIIGTSGDATASVYETRLEGPVAIVMGAEGEGMRRLTRDLCDEVMHIPMLGSVESLNVSVASGVCLFEAVRQRLAKK
- a CDS encoding HrpF/NolX family T3SS translocon protein, with the translated sequence MDVVSNPRISSADASSSGLNSADDVSGLDEKNEAIHVWMNGGTFTRPMGLSQGGEASSSNGLGHVGLSTIAQGAASGSESLGTSHSQGLSLREGTVVRPDASTTAGSSSAITVGALAGGAALAGGAIAAGGISFRPVSTTFLPTSSRVSTSDTASSASSDTDSTMSDDSVSTASSQSSVYSESASVESKDALDPTTTTGTTASDNSTATSIDTAVSNSLAADGSLTTAVDANLAAQGTTTSATSADTSTDTDTSTDSGSDTTMPSSTDVRPSGDTRSAEDIVNSNTTLKNMGNQESILSNLKKQCGDWTDPSLTPDQRADAAYRASEVVNYVKSSAASDGTARSTDVTEDGKIDGFTSSGQARHGTEAGIMKDFGEKGYSSLPTDHRLPTTTDPYVNKDGTTKSNAKVIGEKIAKVLLSIVKVVMNIASQLLSVVADLKIPGLSQLAAAASAGTEAVSGAANIGVTALDGGDVKAAAKQMGIDVAEQAVSSLTAPGVGKAVGKGIEEGVEAAETTAQRAKEAAKAGAEQVAGQVYGQYGPSPSSLLS